In Syntrophus gentianae, the DNA window GGAGATTTTCTCCTCGATATAGGCGTTGACCTGCCCCAATTCGGTCTGCTGTCCGCTGAAATAGTGCCGGGTGCGTCTGGCAATCGCCCCGGTCAGGCCGACTCCCAGCGGAATAACCAGCAGGCTCAGGATCGTCAGGGAGGGGGAGAGGACCAGCATCATCGTGAGCGCTCCCCCGAGCAGAATGAAACTGCTGAAGATATGGGCGATGCTCTGCGACAGGGTATTGTTGATATTTTCAATGTCATTGGTCAACCGGCTCATCAATTCGCCGTGGGGATTCTGGTCGAAAAACTTCAGAGGAAGGGTCTGTATCTTGGCAAACAACGCATCGCGCAATCTTTGGATCGTGTTCTGGGAGATCGCCACCAGGAGATAGGTCTGAGCCCAGGTCGCCAGGGCTGCGCTCAGGTAGACGGCAAGGAGGTTCAGGGAAATCGAGGAAAGGCGCGCAAAATCGACACCGCCCTTGCCGCCGGTCAGGGCGTCGACCGCCCTGCCGATCAGGAAAGGCCCGCTGAGGGTGAGAAGGGAAGCGGTCAGGATCAAAGCGAAAACGAGGAGAAGGGACCATTGTTCCCCTTTTAAATAACCCCAGAGCCGCATCAGGGTGCCTCGGGATGACTTTGCCTTTTCCGACGGGGCCGGAAAGGGGAAGGGGGAATGCCCCGGCCCCAGTTTGGTTCCCGTCGCCGACATACCGGCGCCTCTTGCCCGACGAAAACGTCCGTTCATTCGAGTCTCCCGTTTCCCAGCTGGGAGGCAAAGATTTCCCGGCACAGGGGACACTCCGCCATCAGTTGCCGATGCGTCCCGAGACCGATCAGCCGGCCCTCGTCCAGCAGAAGAAGACGGTCGGCATCCAGAACGCTGGCTACCCGCTGGGCGATCATGAGACAGGTCGTCTCTTTGAGCCCGCGCAGTTCCTTGCGGAGGCGTGCTTCCGTCGCCGGATCCAGGGCGCTGGCGGCATCGTCCAGAAGAAGGATCCGCGGCTTTCGCAGCAGCGCCCGGGCAATGGATAGACGCTGTTTCTGGCCGCCGGAGAGATTCAGCCCCCGTTGATCAAGGCGGGTGTCATAGCCGTTGGGGAATTTGCTGATGAATTCGTGCGCCTGAGCGGTTCGGGCGGCCTGTTCAATCTCCGCTGCGGAGGCTTCCGGATTGCCCCAGCGGATATTTTCCAGGATCGTTCCGGAAAAGAGGCGGGATTCCTGGAAAACCATTCCGATCCCCTGTCTCAGGTCATCCAGGCCATAGTCGCGGACATCCACGCCATCGATGAGGACGCGGCCGGAAGAGACATCGTAAAAGCGGGGAATCAGGTTCACCAGGGTGGATTTTCCGGAACCGGTCGCCCCGAGAACGGCAATCAGCTCGCCGGGGGATGCACTGAAGGTGATCCCCTGTAACGCCGGAACGCCGCCGTTTCCATCATAACAGAAGGAGACGTTTTCGAATTCGATCCGCCCCAACTGGACCCGGTGCCCCGCCGGCCGTGCCGGACTGGAGATGTCGACCTTTGCCTCCAGCACTTCCCCGATCCGGTCGGAAGAGGCCTTGGCCCGGGTGAGCATCACGGTCATGAAGGCGACCATCATGAGGGCGAAGAGGATTTGCGTCACATAGGTAATAAAAGCCATCACCTGGCCGACCTGCATGTTCCCGGAGTCGACCCGGAGGCCGCCGAACCAGATCACCGCCACCACGCTCAGGTTCATCAGGGCGAACATGGCGGGCATCGTTGTGCCCACTCTCCGTCCGGCCCGGATGGTCATATCGGCCAGGTCCGAATTGGCTTTGCCGAAACGGCCGATCTCATAGTCGGAACGGACAAAGGCCTTGATGACCCGGACCCCGGAGAGGTTTTCCCGCAGGACGGCGTTGACGCGGTCCAGGCGCTGTTGCACCTGGGAGAAGAGGGGGAACCCGGAGCGGATGATGAGGAAGAGGGTCAGCGCCAGCAAGGGCAGAGTGACGCCCAGAATCGTCGCCAGTCCGGGATTGAGGGCGACGGCCATCAGAATCCCGCCGAGGCAGAGCAGAGGCGCGCGGACCATCAGGCGCAGCATCGCCAGGACGATGTTCTGGACCTGGGTCACATCATTGGTCAGGCGGGTGATCAGGGAGGCCGTGGAGAAGGCATCGAGGTTTTTAAAGGAAAAGGATTGGGTCTTGGCAAAGAGCGCGGCCCGGAGATCCGCCCCGAAATTCTGCGATGCGTGACAGGCGAAAAACGTGCAGCCCAAGCCGCCACCCACGCCGATCAGAGCGACGGCGGTCATCAGCACGCCGGTCCCGAGGATGAGATCCGTATTGCCGCCGGCAATGCCCTTATCCACGATCCGGGCCATCAGGGTCGGCTGCAGCAGGTCACAGGTGACCTCCAGCATCATGAACAGCGGCGCCATCAGGGCGGATTTCCAGTAAGGCTGAAGGAAAGGGTGGAATCGCTTCACCTTGAATTCTCCATTTCTTATTCCATGTCAAAACAAATGCTGCGTGACCTTCGTGGCCTCCCGACCTGCGATTGAGCACGCCTTTGAAGGTTGTCTTATCCTCTCCTCTCGAAAAAAGAAAGTTTTTGTCCATTCAGATGTTTTTGCGAAGAAGGAAAGAAATGGGCTTGACATTGTGTGCTGGAAAGCATATGTCCGCATCTGCATATATTAATGACGGCATATGTTATGGTTTGTAGACTGGCTCAGCCCTATTTGAAAATATAAAGGATTTTAAAGTGTTGACGTTTCCATCCGCATTTATCCTGAATGAAGCCTCGGAGATACTCCGAGGCTATTATGGCGCCGCCATCGAATCCCTCATTGTCGAAAGGGTGGTGGTCGGCGTTTTCTTTACGGGCGTCAAACTCTCCAACGGTTCCGGAGGGGTCGCCTACACGCCGCCCGAAACGGTGGCGGATGCAGGCCGGCAGATTCTGCGGGAAGATTTCCCCCCGATTCATGGGATGCCTGTACAGGACGTTTTGTCCGGTAGGCTGTCAAGTCCCTTTGCCCATATCCTTCGGCTGGCGGCGATCAATGCCCTCTCCGTGCCCCTTTTCCAGGAGGGACGCTATGTCCTGGCGGAGAACACGGACCTAGCGGATGTTCCGCACCTCTTTGCCGGGCGGCGGATCTGCATGGTGGGGGCCATCATACCACTTCTGAAGCGCCTCAGGGAACTGGGGGCCGGGAAGATTCAAGTCATTGATTACAAGAAGGAAAGTCAAAGCGAAGTCGAATCGGCCGGCGGGGAATTTGTTCCCCCGGAATTTACGGCGAACACCCTGGCGCAGTGCGAGACGGCCGTTTTCACCGGGGCGACCGTCGCCAACGGCACGATCGAGTCTCTTCTCCGGCTTGTTCCACAAGAGGCCATCGTGGCCGTTGTGGGACCGACGGCGGGCTTTGTCCCGGAGCCCCTCTTCCAACGCAGGGTGGCCCTGGTCGGTACCGCCA includes these proteins:
- a CDS encoding ABC transporter ATP-binding protein, whose translation is MKRFHPFLQPYWKSALMAPLFMMLEVTCDLLQPTLMARIVDKGIAGGNTDLILGTGVLMTAVALIGVGGGLGCTFFACHASQNFGADLRAALFAKTQSFSFKNLDAFSTASLITRLTNDVTQVQNIVLAMLRLMVRAPLLCLGGILMAVALNPGLATILGVTLPLLALTLFLIIRSGFPLFSQVQQRLDRVNAVLRENLSGVRVIKAFVRSDYEIGRFGKANSDLADMTIRAGRRVGTTMPAMFALMNLSVVAVIWFGGLRVDSGNMQVGQVMAFITYVTQILFALMMVAFMTVMLTRAKASSDRIGEVLEAKVDISSPARPAGHRVQLGRIEFENVSFCYDGNGGVPALQGITFSASPGELIAVLGATGSGKSTLVNLIPRFYDVSSGRVLIDGVDVRDYGLDDLRQGIGMVFQESRLFSGTILENIRWGNPEASAAEIEQAARTAQAHEFISKFPNGYDTRLDQRGLNLSGGQKQRLSIARALLRKPRILLLDDAASALDPATEARLRKELRGLKETTCLMIAQRVASVLDADRLLLLDEGRLIGLGTHRQLMAECPLCREIFASQLGNGRLE
- a CDS encoding DUF364 domain-containing protein, with the translated sequence MLTFPSAFILNEASEILRGYYGAAIESLIVERVVVGVFFTGVKLSNGSGGVAYTPPETVADAGRQILREDFPPIHGMPVQDVLSGRLSSPFAHILRLAAINALSVPLFQEGRYVLAENTDLADVPHLFAGRRICMVGAIIPLLKRLRELGAGKIQVIDYKKESQSEVESAGGEFVPPEFTANTLAQCETAVFTGATVANGTIESLLRLVPQEAIVAVVGPTAGFVPEPLFQRRVALVGTAIVTDSDAALEIIAEGGGAYRLFGRCFKKINVLNQERIEQLKRRDDEQRATG